In Patescibacteria group bacterium, one genomic interval encodes:
- a CDS encoding ParB/RepB/Spo0J family partition protein has translation MSNGLGRGLASLIPAKNQTPSGAGLKEEGPSDVRLGERVYQISPGKIKPNSLQPRKIFDNQAMKDLADSIKQHGILEPLIATEEPNGIYQLIAGERRLRASQELGLKTVPVILRTGKQMERLELSLIENIQRQDLNPLERAQAYAQLLEEFGLTQEELGKRVGKGRTVIANALRLLKLPDEAKKALLEGKIFEGHARAVLSLDNKDKQLLFLNQILEKKFSANEAEMEAARVSKKKIVRRGVTDPNVLEKEERLQSALGTRVRIRKKGGRGMVMIEFYSDEELAGIVERITRGGD, from the coding sequence ATGTCTAATGGACTAGGCAGGGGGTTAGCCTCCCTTATTCCTGCAAAAAATCAAACACCATCTGGAGCGGGGCTAAAAGAAGAGGGCCCGTCTGATGTTCGCCTCGGAGAAAGAGTTTACCAAATTTCGCCCGGTAAAATCAAGCCCAATTCTTTGCAGCCGCGGAAAATTTTTGATAATCAAGCAATGAAGGACTTAGCAGATTCAATCAAACAGCATGGCATTTTAGAACCCTTGATTGCTACCGAGGAACCCAATGGCATTTATCAGCTGATTGCGGGCGAGCGGCGCTTAAGGGCATCTCAAGAATTGGGGCTTAAAACCGTGCCCGTGATTTTGCGCACCGGCAAACAGATGGAGAGACTGGAACTTTCTTTGATTGAAAATATCCAGCGCCAGGATTTAAATCCTTTAGAGCGGGCTCAAGCTTATGCCCAGTTGCTTGAAGAATTTGGTTTAACCCAGGAGGAATTGGGCAAGCGGGTTGGCAAGGGCCGGACAGTTATTGCTAATGCTTTGCGGTTATTAAAACTACCAGACGAGGCTAAAAAAGCATTGCTAGAGGGTAAGATTTTTGAAGGCCACGCTCGGGCTGTTTTAAGCCTAGACAATAAAGACAAGCAGCTTCTGTTCCTTAATCAGATTTTAGAAAAGAAATTTTCTGCCAACGAGGCCGAGATGGAGGCAGCTCGGGTTTCCAAGAAAAAAATTGTCCGTCGAGGCGTGACTGACCCCAATGTTTTGGAAAAAGAAGAGCGCTTGCAAAGTGCTTTGGGCACCCGGGTCCGGATTCGCAAAAAAGGGGGAAGGGGAATGGTAATGATTGAGTTTTATAGTGATGAGGAATTGGCGGGGATTGTGGAGAGGATTACGAGGGGCGGGGATTGA
- a CDS encoding AAA family ATPase: MANIISIVNQKGGVGKTTTAINLAAYLAQAGRRILVVDIDPQANATSGLGIKHQELANGLYEALAGQVGFRKIIINTKQDFLKVAPATISLAGANIELVNVENREFLLEELVRSVQDEYDYIFIDCPPSLALLTVNGLVAADEILIPVQSEYYALEGLGQLLYTINLVQSNLKPNLGILGAVITMYTRKNRLSQEVLRELYQYFPNKIFRTIIPRDTVLAEAPSYGQTIIEYAPYSKGARSYERLAGELLEMEK, from the coding sequence ATGGCGAACATCATCTCAATAGTCAATCAAAAAGGCGGGGTCGGTAAAACCACCACCGCGATTAATCTGGCCGCTTATCTGGCGCAAGCTGGCCGGCGTATTTTGGTTGTGGATATTGATCCCCAAGCCAATGCAACATCAGGATTAGGAATTAAACATCAGGAACTGGCCAACGGACTTTACGAGGCTTTGGCCGGACAGGTGGGTTTTAGAAAAATTATTATTAATACTAAACAAGATTTTTTAAAGGTTGCGCCGGCAACTATTTCTTTGGCTGGCGCCAATATAGAATTAGTGAACGTTGAAAATCGGGAGTTTTTATTAGAAGAGTTGGTTCGGAGCGTTCAGGATGAGTATGATTATATTTTTATTGATTGTCCGCCCTCATTAGCTCTCTTGACTGTAAACGGCCTGGTGGCTGCTGACGAAATTTTAATACCAGTACAATCAGAATATTACGCGTTGGAAGGATTAGGTCAGCTTTTATATACAATCAATTTAGTTCAAAGCAATCTAAAGCCTAATTTAGGAATTCTGGGGGCAGTGATTACTATGTACACTCGAAAAAACAGATTGTCGCAAGAAGTGCTGCGCGAGCTTTATCAGTATTTTCCTAATAAGATTTTTAGAACCATTATTCCTCGGGACACGGTTTTAGCCGAAGCGCCCAGTTATGGGCAGACGATTATTGAGTACGCGCCATACTCCAAAGGCGCTCGGTCTTACGAACGATTAGCCGGAGAGTTGCTGGAGATGGAAAAGTGA